The segment GCCACACTATCAGAGATTAGGCACTGTGCCACCCAAGCGCCATACCCAGTTTAGAAAACCAGATGGCGGTTTGTATCAAGAAGAATTAGTGAGTACAGAGGGCTTTTCCAATAATTATTCTTTGGTCTATCATAGCAATCCTCCCACAACGGCTACTAAATACCTTGAGGCATTTTCAGTAGCTCCACCTATAGTGGAAGTGGAGCATTGCCGACCACGCGCATTTATGGGTTACAAGCATGCCCCTACCGATGATTATCTCAAAGGTCGCAAGCCACTTATGGTCAATAATGATTGTGAAATCACTGTTTGTGCGCCTACCAAATCCATGACAGATTATTTCTATAAAAATAGCTCTGCCGATGAGTGTATTTTCATTCATGAAGGCGAAGGAACTTTCAAATCTGTTTATGGTGAATTAGAATTTAAATATGGCGATTATATTATCATACCTCGAGGAACTATATACCAGTTTGAGTTTAAAAATGAAAATAATAGACTATTAATTATTGAGTCGTTTGGCCCTTATGATTTTCCAAAACGCTATTTATCGAAGTATGGTCAGTTAATGGAGCACTCGCCCTATTGTGAGCGAGACATTATACCGCCTTCCAATCTTAAAACACACGATGAAAAGGGTGAATTTCTCGTATATATCAAGAAAAATCAAATGATGTATCCTACGACTTATATGTATCACCCTTTCGGGGCTATAGGTTGGGACGGGTGTCATTATCCCTACATATTTTCCATCCATAATTTCGAACCTATTACAGGAAGGCTGCATATGCCACCGCCGATTCACCAAACATGGGATGGTAAAGATTTTGTTATTTGTAGTTTTGTGCCGAGAAAATATGACTATCATCCACTATCTGTGCCTGCCCCATACCACCATGCCAATGTAGATAGTGATGAAGTTTTGTACTATGTCGATGGTGATTTTATGAGTCGCAACCACGTAGAAAAGGGAATGTTTTCGCTCCATCCTATAGGCATACCACATGGTCCGCACCCAGGTGCTATTGAGCGAAGTTTGGGCAAGGAAAAAACAGATGAGTTAGCTGTGATGATTGACACTTTTCGACCCCTTAAGCTCACACAATATGCCCTCGACATAGAATGGACGGAATACGCTTATAGTTGGGTGCATTAGTATTTAATTTTAAATTTTAAATTCTTAATATTAAAAAGGCTAGGGAGAGTGAATGCGGTTGTATATATTATAGTTACGTGACTCGATTGTGAATACATACTTCTCTTCATTTTTAGGAACGATTTCTCCTTAACCTCAAATTAGTCATTAGAAGCCACAGCTAAGCGAAGTATATGATTTAGTTGTCCCGAAGGTTCTTCAGGACGATTTAGAAATTGTTTCGAGATTTTCAAAATATTGAAATACAAATTCTTAATCGATTCTATATTTTTTAATGCGGAATTTGGGTTCAAAAAATGCCATTCTTTTGTAAATTATAAATTTACAAATAACTCTATGTAGTCAAAGAAAAAGGCATTGCAGCACTATACCTAGCAAAGCACTAAATGAGCGCCTTTCAGGAGACATAATGTGAAAGTGAGTCAAGAGCGGTTCTGTATGATTATTACTTCATTTTATCTCTTGTAAATCATTTATATTTGCTAATAATGAAAAAGGAAATTTATTATGGTACCAAAGAAGAGCACAATGCTCGAAGAGAAGCGAAATTTCTCAGTCTGACGCCCTATGAAAGACTGCAAAGATATTTCAATATGGTAGCACAAAATATCACACCAAGCGACAATGAGAAAAAAGGAAATTTCATCCTTGCAAAAACAAAAAAATGAATACAGCTTTATTCAATAAAGAGGTCAATGACTTTATTCTTTTTGCCAATAAGAATAAAGTTCAAATGCTTCTAGTCGGAGGTGGAGCAGTCAATTTCTATGGATATCAGAGGCATTCATCCGATGTCGATTTTTGGATAAGTATATCAGAAGACAATTTCATGAGATTGAAAAATACACTAATAGATATAGGTTTTGAAATAGATAGTTTTCCTCAAGATGTCTTAAATGGAGCGCAAAACATTTCTATAAAAA is part of the Chitinophagales bacterium genome and harbors:
- a CDS encoding homogentisate 1,2-dioxygenase; translation: MPHYQRLGTVPPKRHTQFRKPDGGLYQEELVSTEGFSNNYSLVYHSNPPTTATKYLEAFSVAPPIVEVEHCRPRAFMGYKHAPTDDYLKGRKPLMVNNDCEITVCAPTKSMTDYFYKNSSADECIFIHEGEGTFKSVYGELEFKYGDYIIIPRGTIYQFEFKNENNRLLIIESFGPYDFPKRYLSKYGQLMEHSPYCERDIIPPSNLKTHDEKGEFLVYIKKNQMMYPTTYMYHPFGAIGWDGCHYPYIFSIHNFEPITGRLHMPPPIHQTWDGKDFVICSFVPRKYDYHPLSVPAPYHHANVDSDEVLYYVDGDFMSRNHVEKGMFSLHPIGIPHGPHPGAIERSLGKEKTDELAVMIDTFRPLKLTQYALDIEWTEYAYSWVH